One window of Medicago truncatula cultivar Jemalong A17 chromosome 2, MtrunA17r5.0-ANR, whole genome shotgun sequence genomic DNA carries:
- the LOC25487787 gene encoding spindle pole body component 110 isoform X1, whose protein sequence is MDFEASNKRNFCVGDDDDGNLNVNNSCEKKTSHSDVMREPVSCQDFESEHDVDEVPVSPKFSPISSLGTCSSKRDLSVQTRDIGITTMPVKRLFDNSNSLHISVKKLKMSPYYDQNEDKDDIPSSNRTGRLGKSADKSFSSLKKEVKLVEKLFKKCKRKRKVEEKRLQSIKRDIEDCWKELGKKKQQVICVRRLNEIHNNMLGKLERKEEELKALAQKVAECNMELESKEKELDAMKILVSGQAEILESERKKLLKVMSIRQNDPRAQMEDFESMKKCFEGQVKELESKEKQVEGRAMELNSKEMQLEVRENEFKSKLEKFEGQEKELVSKQKHFEIRLKELESKEKHLQGRVKASESREKQLEGHVKQFESKKVELEYCIKEMESKKKLFKNWVNELESKKKEVEGRAMELESKEMQLEGRKKEFESKEEKFEGQMKEREFKIQHFESQLKELESKENQLVGRVKEFKFKEKELVSKQKHIVSRMKKLDSNEKQHEARVKEHELKEKELEGRVKELELQNKHFESQVEDFKSKDKQIEERWKKLESKENQFKVKVQELELKEKQVAGRVKELESRLDKFDGQLKEPELTGKQYEALKKYINEEKESVASYMDDRLSPTIDGTSLQLDMSDKTDGVESLRNDIYVYLLESSDPSRLVLDIIQNPIIPLCKKGDNGVVIEDSHIYVLEELMRISPTIRPCVREEALKLAHDLRAYIRENTENSLAVLGFLLLLSIYGLLTSFDEDEVLELFASVAQHKTAMELFETLGFANKVSDFVKNLIRRKQFVVAVRFSCAYNLADENQSIDMLREHVQNAKLICESSCKKTNSVEIKDKARDQEIACLGTVLQCISENSLESEDLLRKEIQYRILELNSNKGK, encoded by the exons ATGGATTTTGAGGCTTCTAATAAGCGAAACTTTTGtgttggtgatgatgatgatgggaACTTAAACGTTAATAATTCATGTGAGAAAAAAACATCCCATTCAGATGTGATGAGGGAACCTGTTTCTTGTCAGGACTTTGAATCCGAACATGATGTTGATGAAGTTCCTGTGTCACCAAAGTTTTCTCCGATTTCGAGTCTGGGAACATGTAGTAGTAAACGTGATCTTTCTGTTCAGACGAGGGATATTGGTATTACAACAATGCCAGTTAAGAGGCTGTTTGATAACAGCAATTCCTTGCACATTTCTGTTAAGAAATTGAAGATGTCACCATATTATGATCAAAACGAAGACAAAGATGATATTCCTTCGTCGAATAGAACTGGAAGGTTGGGAAAATCAGCTGATAAATCATTTTCATCGCTCAAGAAAGAAGTTAAATTGgtagaaaaattgtttaagaaatgcAAAAGGAAGAGGAAAGTAGAAGAGAAGAGATTGCAGTCCATAAAGAGAGATATTGAAGACTGCTGGAAAGAACTTGGAAAAAAGAAGCAGCAAGTTATTTGTGTTAGAAGACTTAATGAAATTCACAACAATATGCTGGGGAAACTTGAAAGGAAGGAAGAGGAACTCAAGGCTCTTGCCCAAAAAGTTGCCGAATGTAATATGGAACTAGAGTCCAAAGAGAAAGAGCTTGATGcaatgaaaatattagttagcGGACAAGCAGAAATTTTAGAGTCGGAAAGGAAGAAGTTACTAAAGGTAATGTCAATCAGGCAGAATGATCCACGTGCTCAAATGGAAGACTTCGAGTCAATGAAGAAGTGTTTTGAAGGTCAGGTTAAGGAACTTGAGTCAAAAGAGAAGCAAGTTGAAGGACGGGCAATGGAGCTAAACTCAAAAGAGATGCAACTTGAAGTCCGGGAGAATGAGTTTAAATCAAAACTAGAGAAATTTGAAGGCCAAGAGAAGGAGCTTGTATCAAAACAGAAGCATTTTGAAATCCGATTGAAGGAGTTAGAGTCAAAGGAGAAGCACTTACAAGGACGAGTGAAGGCATCAGAATCAAGAGAGAAGCAGCTGGAAGGACATGTGAAACAGTTCGAATCAAAGAAGGTGGAACTTGAATATTGTATAAAGGAGATGGAATCAAAAAAGAAGCTTTTCAAAAACTGGGTGAACGAGCTTGAATCAAAAAAGAAGGAAGTTGAAGGACGAGCAATGGAGCTAGAGTCAAAAGAGATGCAACTTGAAGGCCGGAAGAAGGAGTTTGAGTCAAAAGAGGAGAAATTTGAAGGCCAGATGAAGGAGCGGGAATTTAAAATACAGCACTTTGAAAGCCAATTGAAGGAGTTAGAGTCAAAAGAGAACCAACTTGTAGGACGAGTGAAGGAGTTCAAATTCAAAGAGAAGGAACTGGTATCAAAACAGAAGCATATTGTAAGCCGAATGAAAAAACTTGATTCAAATGAGAAGCAACATGAAGCCCGAGTGAAGGAGcatgaattgaaagaaaaagaactCGAAGGTCGAGTTAAGGAGCTCGAATTACAAAATAAGCACTTTGAAAGCCAAGTTGAGGATTTCAAATCAAAAGATAAGCAAATTGAAGAACGGTGGAAAAAACTTGAGTCAAAAGAGAATCAGTTCAAAGTAAAGGTGCAGGAGCTTGAGTTAAAAGAGAAGCAGGTTGCAGGTCGAGTCAAGGAACTTGAGTCAAGGCTGGATAAATTTGATGGACAACTGAAGGAGCCTGAGTTGACAGGGAAACAATATGAAgcgttaaaaaaatatatcaatgagGAAAAAGAATCGG TTGCATCCTACATGGATGACCGATTAAGTCCTACCATTGATGGAACAAGTTTGCAGTTGGACATGAGTGATAAAACCGATGGAGTTGAGTCACTTCGCAATGACATTTATGTTTATCTGCTAGAATCATCAGATCCATCAAGACTTGTTTTGGATATAATACAAAACCCCATTATTCCACTGTGTAAGAAGGGAGACAATGGTGTGGTTATTGAGGATAGCCACATCTACGTGCTAGAAGAACTGATGAGAATCTCACCAACTATTAGACCTTGTGTAAGAGAAGAAGCACTGAAGCTAGCACATGATTTGAGAGCTTACATTAGAGAAAATACTGAAAATTCTTTGGCGGTTCTTggttttttgttgcttttgtcAATTTATGGATTGCTTACTTCTTTCGATGAAGATGAAGTTTTGGAGCTTTTTGCATCGGTTGCTCAGCACAAGACAGCTATGGAGCTGTTTGAGACCCTGGGTTTTGCAAATAAAGTTTCTG ATTTTGTTAAAAATCTTATCAGGAGAAAGCAGTTTGTTGTAGCTGTTAGATTCAGTTGTGCGTATAACTTGGCTGACGAAAATCAATCAATTGATATGTTGCGAGAACACGTCCAGAATGCCAAACTGATTTGTGAGAGCAGCTGCAAGAAAACTAACTCCGTTGAaatcaag GATAAGGCCAGAGATCAAGAAATTGCTTGTCTGGGAACTGTTCTACAATGCATTTCAGAGAACAGTCTAGAATCAGAGGATCTGCTTCGCAAGGAGATTCAATATCGTATTCTTGAGCTAAACTCGAATAAAGGGAAATAG
- the LOC25487787 gene encoding spindle pole body component 110 isoform X3 yields MDFEASNKRNFCVGDDDDGNLNVNNSCEKKTSHSDVMREPVSCQDFESEHDVDEVPVSPKFSPISSLGTCSSKRDLSVQTRDIGITTMPVKRLFDNSNSLHISVKKLKMSPYYDQNEDKDDIPSSNRTGRLGKSADKSFSSLKKEVKLVEKLFKKCKRKRKVEEKRLQSIKRDIEDCWKELGKKKQQVICVRRLNEIHNNMLGKLERKEEELKALAQKVAECNMELESKEKELDAMKILVSGQAEILESERKKLLKVMSIRQNDPRAQMEDFESMKKCFEGQVKELESKEKQVEGRAMELNSKEMQLEVRENEFKSKLEKFEGQEKELVSKQKHFEIRLKELESKEKHLQGRVKASESREKQLEGHVKQFESKKVELEYCIKEMESKKKLFKNWVNELESKKKEVEGRAMELESKEMQLEGRKKEFESKEEKFEGQMKELESKENQLVGRVKEFKFKEKELVSKQKHIVSRMKKLDSNEKQHEARVKEHELKEKELEGRVKELELQNKHFESQVEDFKSKDKQIEERWKKLESKENQFKVKVQELELKEKQVAGRVKELESRLDKFDGQLKEPELTGKQYEALKKYINEEKESVASYMDDRLSPTIDGTSLQLDMSDKTDGVESLRNDIYVYLLESSDPSRLVLDIIQNPIIPLCKKGDNGVVIEDSHIYVLEELMRISPTIRPCVREEALKLAHDLRAYIRENTENSLAVLGFLLLLSIYGLLTSFDEDEVLELFASVAQHKTAMELFETLGFANKVSDFVKNLIRRKQFVVAVRFSCAYNLADENQSIDMLREHVQNAKLICESSCKKTNSVEIKDKARDQEIACLGTVLQCISENSLESEDLLRKEIQYRILELNSNKGK; encoded by the exons ATGGATTTTGAGGCTTCTAATAAGCGAAACTTTTGtgttggtgatgatgatgatgggaACTTAAACGTTAATAATTCATGTGAGAAAAAAACATCCCATTCAGATGTGATGAGGGAACCTGTTTCTTGTCAGGACTTTGAATCCGAACATGATGTTGATGAAGTTCCTGTGTCACCAAAGTTTTCTCCGATTTCGAGTCTGGGAACATGTAGTAGTAAACGTGATCTTTCTGTTCAGACGAGGGATATTGGTATTACAACAATGCCAGTTAAGAGGCTGTTTGATAACAGCAATTCCTTGCACATTTCTGTTAAGAAATTGAAGATGTCACCATATTATGATCAAAACGAAGACAAAGATGATATTCCTTCGTCGAATAGAACTGGAAGGTTGGGAAAATCAGCTGATAAATCATTTTCATCGCTCAAGAAAGAAGTTAAATTGgtagaaaaattgtttaagaaatgcAAAAGGAAGAGGAAAGTAGAAGAGAAGAGATTGCAGTCCATAAAGAGAGATATTGAAGACTGCTGGAAAGAACTTGGAAAAAAGAAGCAGCAAGTTATTTGTGTTAGAAGACTTAATGAAATTCACAACAATATGCTGGGGAAACTTGAAAGGAAGGAAGAGGAACTCAAGGCTCTTGCCCAAAAAGTTGCCGAATGTAATATGGAACTAGAGTCCAAAGAGAAAGAGCTTGATGcaatgaaaatattagttagcGGACAAGCAGAAATTTTAGAGTCGGAAAGGAAGAAGTTACTAAAGGTAATGTCAATCAGGCAGAATGATCCACGTGCTCAAATGGAAGACTTCGAGTCAATGAAGAAGTGTTTTGAAGGTCAGGTTAAGGAACTTGAGTCAAAAGAGAAGCAAGTTGAAGGACGGGCAATGGAGCTAAACTCAAAAGAGATGCAACTTGAAGTCCGGGAGAATGAGTTTAAATCAAAACTAGAGAAATTTGAAGGCCAAGAGAAGGAGCTTGTATCAAAACAGAAGCATTTTGAAATCCGATTGAAGGAGTTAGAGTCAAAGGAGAAGCACTTACAAGGACGAGTGAAGGCATCAGAATCAAGAGAGAAGCAGCTGGAAGGACATGTGAAACAGTTCGAATCAAAGAAGGTGGAACTTGAATATTGTATAAAGGAGATGGAATCAAAAAAGAAGCTTTTCAAAAACTGGGTGAACGAGCTTGAATCAAAAAAGAAGGAAGTTGAAGGACGAGCAATGGAGCTAGAGTCAAAAGAGATGCAACTTGAAGGCCGGAAGAAGGAGTTTGAGTCAAAAGAGGAGAAATTTGAAGGCCAGATGAAGGAGC TAGAGTCAAAAGAGAACCAACTTGTAGGACGAGTGAAGGAGTTCAAATTCAAAGAGAAGGAACTGGTATCAAAACAGAAGCATATTGTAAGCCGAATGAAAAAACTTGATTCAAATGAGAAGCAACATGAAGCCCGAGTGAAGGAGcatgaattgaaagaaaaagaactCGAAGGTCGAGTTAAGGAGCTCGAATTACAAAATAAGCACTTTGAAAGCCAAGTTGAGGATTTCAAATCAAAAGATAAGCAAATTGAAGAACGGTGGAAAAAACTTGAGTCAAAAGAGAATCAGTTCAAAGTAAAGGTGCAGGAGCTTGAGTTAAAAGAGAAGCAGGTTGCAGGTCGAGTCAAGGAACTTGAGTCAAGGCTGGATAAATTTGATGGACAACTGAAGGAGCCTGAGTTGACAGGGAAACAATATGAAgcgttaaaaaaatatatcaatgagGAAAAAGAATCGG TTGCATCCTACATGGATGACCGATTAAGTCCTACCATTGATGGAACAAGTTTGCAGTTGGACATGAGTGATAAAACCGATGGAGTTGAGTCACTTCGCAATGACATTTATGTTTATCTGCTAGAATCATCAGATCCATCAAGACTTGTTTTGGATATAATACAAAACCCCATTATTCCACTGTGTAAGAAGGGAGACAATGGTGTGGTTATTGAGGATAGCCACATCTACGTGCTAGAAGAACTGATGAGAATCTCACCAACTATTAGACCTTGTGTAAGAGAAGAAGCACTGAAGCTAGCACATGATTTGAGAGCTTACATTAGAGAAAATACTGAAAATTCTTTGGCGGTTCTTggttttttgttgcttttgtcAATTTATGGATTGCTTACTTCTTTCGATGAAGATGAAGTTTTGGAGCTTTTTGCATCGGTTGCTCAGCACAAGACAGCTATGGAGCTGTTTGAGACCCTGGGTTTTGCAAATAAAGTTTCTG ATTTTGTTAAAAATCTTATCAGGAGAAAGCAGTTTGTTGTAGCTGTTAGATTCAGTTGTGCGTATAACTTGGCTGACGAAAATCAATCAATTGATATGTTGCGAGAACACGTCCAGAATGCCAAACTGATTTGTGAGAGCAGCTGCAAGAAAACTAACTCCGTTGAaatcaag GATAAGGCCAGAGATCAAGAAATTGCTTGTCTGGGAACTGTTCTACAATGCATTTCAGAGAACAGTCTAGAATCAGAGGATCTGCTTCGCAAGGAGATTCAATATCGTATTCTTGAGCTAAACTCGAATAAAGGGAAATAG